One window of Podarcis raffonei isolate rPodRaf1 chromosome 15, rPodRaf1.pri, whole genome shotgun sequence genomic DNA carries:
- the LOC128402668 gene encoding complement receptor type 1-like isoform X1 yields the protein MGGCKGKHKELKKSTCGNGSCCWLGYKSFCRVNCGRPETEFNSVVYGNDWWVGSVVRYSCRPGYLLVGDPASACQSSGRWTPKPTCLRICLRGRIDINERDIDGSCSSTCPHKVYPGAFLNHGCIKISSCVTKQSGWTRWFSRCDFCECDCYVPCGEYTPSECPYFRGTLLDLQKPSRFLISSQNVLLFLRMSLFSSEKFWRG from the exons ATGGGGGGCTGTAAAGGAAAGCACAAAGAACTGAAGAAAAGCACGTGTGggaatggaagctgctgctggtTGGGGTACAAATCATTTTGCCGGG TGAACTGCGGACGACCAGAAACAGAGTTCAATTCGGTGGTCTATGGGAACGACTGGTGGGTCGGGTCGGTGGTGCGCTACAGCTGCCGGCCTGGGTACCTGCTGGTGGGGGATCCTGCTAGCGCCTGCCAATCGAGTGGCCGCTGGACCCCCAAACCTACTTGCCTCA GGATCTGCCTCCGGGGTCGGATTGACATAAATGAGCGAGACATCGATGGGAGCTGCTCCTCCACCTGTCCCCATAAGGTGTACCCAGGGGCCTTTCTCAATCATGGCTGCATCAAGATCTCCTCCTGCGTCACTAAGCAATCTGGCTGGACCCGATGGTTCTCTCGCTGTGACTTTTGTGAGTGCGATTGCTACGTCCCCTGCGGTGAGTACACACCctccgagtgtccctattttcgagGGAcactcctggatttacagaagccgtcccggtttctgatttcatcccagaatgtcttgcttttccttaggatgtccctgttttcatcggagaaattttggaggggatga
- the LOC128402668 gene encoding complement receptor type 1-like isoform X2, producing MGGCKGKHKELKKSTCGNGSCCWLGYKSFCRVNCGRPETEFNSVVYGNDWWVGSVVRYSCRPGYLLVGDPASACQSSGRWTPKPTCLRICLRGRIDINERDIDGSCSSTCPHKVYPGAFLNHGCIKISSCVTKQSGWTRWFSRCDFCECDCYVPCASSG from the exons ATGGGGGGCTGTAAAGGAAAGCACAAAGAACTGAAGAAAAGCACGTGTGggaatggaagctgctgctggtTGGGGTACAAATCATTTTGCCGGG TGAACTGCGGACGACCAGAAACAGAGTTCAATTCGGTGGTCTATGGGAACGACTGGTGGGTCGGGTCGGTGGTGCGCTACAGCTGCCGGCCTGGGTACCTGCTGGTGGGGGATCCTGCTAGCGCCTGCCAATCGAGTGGCCGCTGGACCCCCAAACCTACTTGCCTCA GGATCTGCCTCCGGGGTCGGATTGACATAAATGAGCGAGACATCGATGGGAGCTGCTCCTCCACCTGTCCCCATAAGGTGTACCCAGGGGCCTTTCTCAATCATGGCTGCATCAAGATCTCCTCCTGCGTCACTAAGCAATCTGGCTGGACCCGATGGTTCTCTCGCTGTGACTTTTGTGAGTGCGATTGCTACGTCCCCTGCG CTTCCTCAGGATAA
- the HINFP gene encoding histone H4 transcription factor: MPPGKVSHKQALVLQCEWDICSFVASKMEEFCEHVSKHLQQHLHDKDEDDEVDSLEKYSCLWQECGFCSPESPTELARHVYFHCYHTKLKQWGLHALQSQSDLTPCQLDFQSRNIIPEIQENFLCLWEYCERGFDNPEWFYRHVEDHSFCTEYKAIGKENHMFFCGWKDCDCAFKGRCKLREHLRSHTQEKVVACPTCGGMFSNNTKFFDHIRRQTALEQQRFQCSHCSKRFATERLLRDHMRNHVNHYKCPLCDMTCPLPSSLRNHIRFRHSEERPFKCNYCDHSCKNLIDLRKHLDTHSKEPAYRCEFESCNFSARSLCSIKLHYKKVHEGDSEPRYKCHVCDKCFTRGNNLTVHLRKKHQFKWPSGHPRFRYKEHEDGYMRLQLVRYESVELTEQLLKDREKQGEVLDDTAQCVVLAGAEGSLQGIILEPSMEEDADVDLQAATPPQGPAQPEADASPDQEPSAPSSPIIRVVNRTNERGESETVYYVMANAPSQSRAAAPSGFATDLEENVMDRLQKTAEELGIQIV; encoded by the exons ATGCCTCCTGGGAAGGTGAGCCACAAGCAAGCCTTGGTCCTGCAGTGTGAGTGGGACATTTGCAGCTTTGTGGCCTCAAAGATGGAGGAGTTCTGTGAACATGTGTCAAAGCACTTGCAGCAGCATCTCCATGACAAAGATGAGGATGATGAAGTGGATTCTCTCG AAAAATACTCCTGCCTCTGGCAGGAGTGTGGATTCTGTTCTCCCGAGAGCCCTACAGAGCTGGCCCGCCATGTTTACTTCCATTGTTACCACACCAAGCTAAAGCAGTGGGGACTACACGCCTTACAGAGCCAGTCGGACCTAACCCCTTGTCAGCTGGACTTCCAGAGTCGCAACATTATCCCCGAGATCCAAGAGAACTTCCTCTGCCTCTGGGAGTACTGTGAG AGAGGGTTTGATAACCCTGAGTGGTTCTACAGGCATGTGGAAGATCACAGTTTCTGCACAGAGTACAAAGCAATTGGGAAGGAGAACCACATGTTCTTCTGTGGCTGGAAAG ATTGTGACTGCGCCTTCAAAGGCCGGTGTAAGTTGCGTGAACACCTGCGCAGCCACACACAGGAGAAGGTGGTGGCATGTCCCACCTGCGGCGGGATGTTCTCCAACAACACCAAGTTCTTTGACCACATCCGCCGGCAGACAGCTTTAGAAC AGCAGCGATTCCAGTGCTCCCACTGCTCCAAGAGGTTCGCCACAGAGAGGTTGTTGCGTGATCATATGAGGAATCATG TCAACCACTACAAGTGCCCTCTGTGTGACATGACCTGCCCTCTGCCCTCCTCCCTGCGCAACCACATCCGCTTCCGGCACAGCGAGGAGCGGCCCTTCAAGTGCAATTATTGTGACCACAG CTGTAAGAATCTCATTGATCTACGGAAGCACTTGGATACGCACAGCAAAGAGCCGGCCTACCGCTGCGAGTTCGAGTCCTGCAATTTCAGCGCCCGGTCCCTCTGCTCCATCAAGCTGCACTACAAGAAGGTTCATGAG GGTGACTCGGAGCCCCGCTACAAGTGCCACGTCTGTGACAAGTGCTTCACTCGTGGGAACAACCTTACTGTGCACCTCAGGAAAAAACACCAATTCAAGTGGCCTTCGGGTCATCCTCGCTTCAG GTACAAGGAACACGAGGACGGCTACATGAGGCTGCAGCTGGTGCGTTATGAAAGCGTGGAACTGACAGAGCAGCTGCTGAAGGACCGGGAGAAGCAGGGTGAGGTCCTGGATGATACAGCCCAGTGTGTGGTGCTGGCGGGGGCTGAGGGCAGCCTGCAGGGCATCATACTGGAACCGTCAATGGAGGAAGATGCTGATGTGGACTTGCAAGCTGCCACGCCCCCCCAGGGGCCTGCTCAGCCAGAAGCTGATGCGTCGCCAGACCAAGAACCAAGTGCGCCATCCAGCCCCATCATCCGCGTTGTGAACAGGACCAACGAGCGTGGGGAGAGCGAGACTGTATACTACGTCATGGCCAATGCACCTTCTCAGAGCCGGGCAGCTGCGCCTagtgggtttgccacagacctGGAGGAGAACGTCATGGACAGGCTTCAGAAGACAGCTGAGGAACTGGGCATCCAGATTGTGTGA